From Aquabacter sp. L1I39, the proteins below share one genomic window:
- the ettA gene encoding energy-dependent translational throttle protein EttA: protein MAAYQYAYHMHGLTKTYPGGKKVLDNVHLSFYPDAKIGVLGVNGAGKSTLLRIMAGIDKDFSGEAKPADGVRVGYLSQEPQLDPAKNVRDNVMDGVAKQKAILDRYNELAMNYSDETADEMTRLQDEIEAQGLWDLDSKVDQAMDALRCPPDDWDVAKLSGGERRRVALCRLLLEQPELLLLDEPTNHLDAETTAWLEGHLRTYPGAILIVTHDRYFLDNVTGWILELDRGRGIPYEGNYTSWLAQKQKRLQQEGREDEARQRALAAEQEWIAASPKARQAKNKARIQRYEDLVKKASEKAPQTAQIIIPVAERLGQNVIDFQNLSKGFGDKLLIDDLSFKLPPGGIVGVIGPNGAGKSTLFRMITGQEKPDTGTITIGDSVKLAYVDQSRDALDDKKTVWEEISGGNDVIYVGKREIPSRAYCAAFNFKGGDQQKKVGMLSGGERNRVHLAKTLQRGGNVLLLDEPTNDLDVDTLRALEEALEDYAGCAVIISHDRFFLDRIATHMLAFEGDSHVEWFEGNFADYEEDKKRRLGIDSTIPKRIQYKKFSR from the coding sequence ATGGCTGCCTATCAGTATGCCTACCATATGCATGGTCTCACCAAGACCTATCCCGGCGGAAAGAAGGTCCTGGATAACGTCCACCTGTCCTTCTACCCGGATGCCAAGATCGGCGTGCTCGGCGTCAACGGCGCGGGTAAGTCCACCTTGCTGCGCATCATGGCGGGGATCGACAAGGACTTTTCCGGCGAGGCCAAGCCCGCGGACGGCGTGCGCGTCGGTTACCTCTCGCAGGAGCCCCAACTCGATCCGGCCAAAAATGTCCGCGACAACGTGATGGACGGCGTGGCGAAGCAGAAGGCGATCCTCGATCGCTACAACGAGCTCGCCATGAATTACTCGGACGAGACGGCGGACGAGATGACCCGCCTCCAGGACGAGATCGAGGCCCAGGGCCTGTGGGACCTGGACAGCAAGGTCGACCAGGCCATGGACGCCCTGCGCTGCCCGCCTGACGACTGGGACGTGGCCAAGCTCTCCGGCGGCGAGCGTCGCCGCGTCGCCCTGTGCCGCCTGCTTCTGGAGCAGCCCGAGCTGCTGCTGCTGGACGAGCCCACCAACCACCTGGACGCCGAGACCACCGCATGGCTCGAAGGCCATTTGCGGACCTATCCGGGCGCGATCCTGATCGTCACCCACGACCGCTACTTCCTGGACAATGTCACCGGCTGGATCCTGGAGCTCGATCGCGGCCGCGGCATCCCCTACGAGGGCAACTACACCTCCTGGCTCGCCCAGAAGCAGAAGCGCCTGCAGCAGGAGGGCCGCGAGGACGAGGCCCGCCAGCGCGCGCTCGCTGCCGAGCAGGAATGGATCGCCGCCTCCCCCAAGGCGCGCCAGGCCAAGAACAAGGCCCGCATCCAGCGCTATGAGGACTTGGTCAAGAAGGCTTCCGAAAAGGCCCCGCAGACCGCGCAGATCATCATCCCCGTGGCCGAGCGCCTGGGCCAGAACGTCATCGACTTCCAGAATCTCAGTAAGGGGTTCGGCGACAAGCTCCTGATCGACGATCTGTCCTTCAAGCTGCCGCCCGGCGGCATCGTCGGCGTGATCGGGCCGAACGGCGCGGGCAAGTCCACCCTGTTCCGCATGATTACGGGCCAGGAGAAGCCGGACACCGGCACCATCACCATCGGCGATTCCGTCAAGCTCGCTTATGTGGACCAGAGCCGCGACGCCCTCGACGACAAGAAGACCGTCTGGGAAGAGATTTCCGGCGGCAATGACGTGATCTATGTGGGAAAGCGCGAGATCCCGTCGCGCGCCTATTGCGCCGCCTTCAACTTCAAGGGCGGCGACCAGCAGAAGAAGGTGGGCATGCTCTCCGGCGGTGAACGCAACCGCGTGCACCTTGCCAAGACGCTCCAGCGCGGCGGCAACGTGCTGCTGCTCGACGAGCCCACCAACGACCTGGACGTGGACACCCTGCGCGCCCTCGAAGAGGCGCTGGAAGATTATGCCGGCTGCGCCGTCATCATCTCCCATGATCGCTTCTTCCTGGACCGCATCGCCACCCACATGCTCGCCTTCGAGGGCGACAGCCATGTGGAATGGTTCGAGGGCAATTTCGCGGACTATGAGGAAGACAAGAAGCGCCGCCTGGGGATCGATTCCACCATCCCAAAGCGCATCCAATACAAGAAGTTCTCCCGCTGA
- a CDS encoding cupin domain-containing protein: MSHSHPHPPIDWRDTGVKVIRGDQLDPNTAQTPGMNRATAINRARAGAEKLWAGTVHIHPDAKTGAHHHGDLESVIFVVKGKARMRWGEKLEYTAEAGPGDFIYVPPYVPHQEINASPDEVLECVLVRSGQEPVVVNLDIEPVERPSEVKWIDPIHKA; the protein is encoded by the coding sequence ATGAGCCATAGCCACCCCCACCCCCCCATCGACTGGCGCGACACCGGCGTGAAGGTGATCCGGGGAGATCAGCTGGACCCCAACACCGCCCAGACCCCCGGAATGAACCGGGCCACCGCCATCAACCGGGCGCGGGCGGGCGCGGAGAAGCTCTGGGCGGGCACCGTCCACATCCATCCCGATGCCAAGACCGGCGCGCACCATCATGGCGACCTGGAGAGCGTTATTTTCGTGGTGAAGGGCAAGGCCCGCATGCGCTGGGGCGAGAAGCTGGAATACACCGCCGAGGCGGGGCCTGGCGACTTCATCTATGTGCCGCCTTATGTGCCGCACCAGGAAATCAATGCCTCTCCCGACGAGGTCCTGGAATGCGTCCTGGTGCGCTCCGGCCAGGAGCCGGTTGTGGTCAATCTGGATATCGAGCCGGTGGAGCGCCCGAGCGAGGTCAAGTGGATCGACCCCATCCACAAGGCCTGA
- a CDS encoding DUF2059 domain-containing protein, giving the protein MRCSTAARHIGMGLLALMLVTAPALAQQPAAAPSPAALQTARDLVQANGEAHAFDGVIQNLVDGAALGFVQTNPDLAPQLRDLAVALRPEFDKRQTEIIDILATSYATRFTEAELKEALAFYKSPVGQKLVTDRPAIVQQAVQNMQAWGAKLNNEVMDRIRSEMKKKGYDL; this is encoded by the coding sequence ATGCGTTGCTCGACCGCCGCCCGGCATATCGGCATGGGCCTGCTGGCCCTGATGCTTGTGACGGCGCCGGCGCTCGCCCAGCAGCCCGCCGCGGCGCCCAGCCCCGCGGCCCTCCAGACCGCCCGCGACCTGGTTCAGGCCAATGGTGAGGCGCACGCCTTCGACGGCGTGATCCAGAACCTGGTGGACGGAGCCGCCCTCGGCTTCGTGCAGACCAATCCCGACCTCGCCCCGCAGTTGCGGGACCTCGCCGTGGCGCTGCGGCCGGAGTTCGACAAGCGCCAGACTGAGATCATCGACATCCTGGCCACCTCCTACGCCACCCGCTTCACGGAGGCCGAGCTGAAGGAGGCACTGGCCTTCTACAAGTCTCCCGTCGGCCAGAAGCTGGTCACGGATCGCCCCGCCATCGTGCAGCAGGCCGTTCAGAACATGCAGGCCTGGGGTGCCAAGCTGAACAATGAGGTGATGGACCGCATCCGCTCCGAGATGAAGAAGAAGGGCTACGATCTCTGA
- the rpiA gene encoding ribose-5-phosphate isomerase RpiA yields MSDAEDLKRQAAARALEFVTDGMKLGLGTGSTAKHFVDLLAERVRGGLKVVGVPTSERTRAQAESLGVPLATLDTVPALDLCIDGADEVGPHLALIKGGGGALLREKIVASAAREMLVIADTSKRVEMLGRFPLPIEVVNFGVPAISRRLAEAIAGAGCEGPLVLRKTAGDTFVTDQGNVILDAHLRRIPDPVRLDTAIRSVVGVVEHGLFLGLARRVILAGANGIEILEA; encoded by the coding sequence ATGTCCGACGCCGAAGACTTGAAGCGCCAGGCGGCTGCCCGCGCCCTTGAGTTCGTCACCGACGGCATGAAGCTCGGCCTCGGCACGGGCTCCACGGCCAAGCACTTCGTCGACCTCCTGGCGGAGAGGGTGCGCGGCGGCCTCAAGGTGGTGGGCGTGCCCACTTCGGAGCGCACGCGCGCGCAGGCCGAGAGCCTGGGCGTGCCCCTGGCCACCCTCGATACCGTTCCGGCGCTCGATCTGTGTATCGATGGCGCCGACGAGGTGGGGCCACACCTCGCCCTCATCAAGGGGGGCGGCGGCGCCCTGCTGCGCGAGAAGATCGTCGCCAGCGCGGCGCGTGAAATGCTGGTGATTGCCGACACCTCCAAGCGCGTGGAGATGCTTGGCCGGTTCCCGCTTCCCATCGAGGTGGTGAATTTCGGCGTCCCCGCCATTTCCCGCCGCCTCGCAGAGGCCATTGCCGGGGCTGGCTGCGAAGGGCCACTCGTGCTGCGCAAGACCGCGGGCGACACCTTCGTCACCGATCAGGGCAATGTGATCCTTGATGCGCATCTGCGCCGCATTCCCGACCCTGTCCGGCTCGATACCGCCATCCGCTCCGTGGTGGGCGTGGTGGAGCACGGCCTGTTCCTGGGCCTCGCCCGCCGCGTCATCCTTGCCGGTGCGAACGGCATTGAAATCCTAGAGGCCTGA
- the gph gene encoding phosphoglycolate phosphatase (PGP is an essential enzyme in the glycolate salvage pathway in higher organisms (photorespiration in plants). Phosphoglycolate results from the oxidase activity of RubisCO in the Calvin cycle when concentrations of carbon dioxide are low relative to oxygen. This enzyme is a member of the Haloacid Dehalogenase (HAD) superfamily of aspartate-nucleophile hydrolase enzymes (PF00702).) translates to MAQAPLVVAFDLDGTLVDTAPDLLDALDHVLDRHGVAPVDRDRSRNMIGRGGRHLIIRALEQVGVAPSQQELDEMVRQFLAYYTDHIADGSRPFPGMVEALERLSAEGATLAVCTNKLERLARILLDRLELTRHFTVITGADTYARNKPDPLPLLSTITACGGSVGAAVMVGDSATDIATAKAAGVPSVAVSFGYTEVPAAELGADRLIGHYDELVPVLGQLVTRVRA, encoded by the coding sequence ATGGCCCAAGCGCCTCTCGTCGTCGCCTTCGATCTGGACGGAACGCTGGTGGACACCGCGCCCGATCTCCTGGACGCCCTGGACCATGTCCTCGACCGCCACGGCGTCGCGCCGGTGGACCGCGACCGCTCGCGCAACATGATCGGGCGTGGCGGGCGCCATCTCATCATCCGGGCGCTGGAGCAGGTGGGGGTTGCCCCCTCGCAGCAGGAGCTGGACGAGATGGTCCGGCAGTTCCTGGCCTATTATACCGACCATATCGCGGACGGCTCCCGCCCCTTTCCTGGCATGGTGGAGGCCCTAGAGCGCCTCTCGGCCGAGGGCGCGACCCTGGCGGTGTGCACCAACAAGCTGGAGCGCCTGGCGCGCATCCTGCTCGACCGCCTGGAGCTGACGCGCCACTTCACCGTGATCACGGGCGCGGACACCTATGCCCGCAACAAGCCCGATCCGCTGCCGCTGCTCTCCACCATCACCGCCTGCGGCGGCTCCGTGGGGGCTGCGGTCATGGTGGGGGACAGCGCCACCGACATCGCCACCGCCAAGGCGGCGGGCGTGCCGTCGGTGGCGGTTTCTTTCGGCTATACGGAAGTCCCTGCCGCCGAACTCGGGGCCGACCGCCTGATCGGCCATTATGACGAATTGGTGCCGGTTCTCGGCCAATTGGTGACCCGCGTCCGGGCGTGA